From Rutidosis leptorrhynchoides isolate AG116_Rl617_1_P2 chromosome 3, CSIRO_AGI_Rlap_v1, whole genome shotgun sequence, a single genomic window includes:
- the LOC139899118 gene encoding F-box/LRR-repeat protein 12-like → MEDLRAHNRYPCITNLPDLPLELIFLKLKKQVDRNSFGLTCHSFLEVQNLCQIRLYIRNYRSEWDSCMLEKLLNRFCNLQDLSLADCRRIPDSDLIKLQKIGSTLQCLSLAFCRQVTDTGIVSIASCCPLLSVICLSRCSITDSGVEVLAKSCKSLIELNLASCRDITDCGIQYISKNCRQLRALKITCCTKIVGVGLRGCSSNLAILSAGHCALDSTGVIEILSGGGLEYLNLSSPDKKSTLGKGLATIGLGYGANLKLLELQNCNFVDDNDVISISKGCPLLKEWDLSYCTKVGLRGWESIGLYCQKLQILHLNGCGEFCDRGLLSLGNGCKRMSVIYMANCSRITSDGISAFKLQRQDVKIETNLDMGTIFPRWRFTWPFAKCFWF, encoded by the coding sequence ATGGAAGATCTTCGTGCTCATAATCGGTACCCATGTATTACAAACCTTCCCGATCTTCCGTTGGAATTGATTTTCCTAAAGTTAAAGAAACAAGTGGATCGAAATTCTTTTGGCCTAACCTGTCACAGTTTTCTTGAAGTTCAAAACTTATGCCAAATTAGATTATATATTAGAAATTACCGCTCTGAGTGGGATTCCTGTATGCTCGAAAAATTGCTTAATCGTTTTTGCAATTTACAAGATCTGTCCTTGGCCGATTGCAGGAGAATCCCAGATTCTgatttaattaaattacaaaaaatTGGGTCTACATTGCAGTGTCTTTCTCTTGCTTTCTGTCGTCAAGTAACTGATACAGGAATTGTTTCAATTGCTTCCTGTTGTCCATTGCTTTCTGTTATCTGTCTTTCCAGATGTTCTATCACTGATAGCGGGGTCGAAGTTCTAGCCAAATCCTGTAAATCTTTAATAGAGCTCAATCTTGCTTCTTGCAGAGACATAACTGATTGCGGGATTCAATATATATCTAAGAATTGTCGACAACTTAGGGCACTAAAAATAACGTGCTGCACTAAAATTGTTGGTGTAGGCTTGAGAGGGTGTTCTTCTAATTTGGCTATTTTAAGTGCCGGTCACTGTGCATTAGATTCTACCGGTGTTATTGAAATCTTAAGTGGAGGTGGTCTTGAATATCTAAATCTTTCCTCGCCTGATAAAAAGAGTACTTTGGGAAAAGGGCTGGCAACTATCGGTTTAGGATATGGTGCAAATCTTAAATTACTTGAACTACAGAATTGCAATTTCGTTGACGACAATGATGTCATAAGCATATCAAAAGGGTGTCCATTGTTGAAAGAGTGGGACCTATCATATTGTACAAAAGTTGGTTTGCGTGGTTGGGAGTCGATTGGTTTGTACTGTCAAAAGTTGCAAATACTACATTTGAATGGATGTGGGGAGTTTTGTGATAGAGGATTACTAAGTTTGGGCAACGGATGCAAACGCATGTCTGTTATTTACATGGCAAATTGCTCCCGAATCACTTCAGATGGGATCAGTGCCTTCAAATTACAAAGACAGGATGTGAAAATCGAGACGAATCTTGATATGGGGACCATTTTTCCTCGTTGGAGATTTACTTGGCCATTTGCAAAATGTTTCTGGTTTTAA
- the LOC139899116 gene encoding cytochrome b561 and DOMON domain-containing protein At3g07570-like — protein sequence MKLLTNFPFLLILACNLILSSHIIHAQTQDSCSSNISRASLNGPISFDTSSLNCYPVWPSENFILRYSQQGPNLWNFVLSAPNTNSYTAMGFSSDGQMVGSSAIVGWVGSDGVSNMKKYYLGGQTPSQVLPDQGSLQVLGNTSAPLMSSDTSRIYMAFQLVTHQPSGRLIFSVGDSSNPPPSAPSYRLTQHRTETAIRLNYASGQANKLKAPHSNLKRAHGILNIIGWGVLIPIGVMVARYLKHLDSLWFNLHIGIQSLGFILGLSGVIAGFVLDNRLAVNVRKHKGLGITILVYGCLQLVALLARPSLDSKTRKYWNWYHYTIGRVMILTVIVNIFYGIHIAKAGSSWNASYGVILGIFIMTVLFLEVRMFKKR from the exons ATGAAATTACTCACAAATTTTCCATTTTTGTTGATATTAGCATGTAATTTAATTCTTTCATCGCATATCATCCATGCACAAACACAAGATTCATGTAGTTCCAACATAAGTCGTGCAAGTCTTAATGGCCCTATCTCTTTTGATACTTCTTCTCTCAATTGTTACCCTGTTTGGCCCTCTGAAAACTTCATCCTTAGA TATTCACAACAAGGTCCAAATTTATGGAACTTTGTATTATCAGCACCAAACACAAACTCCTACACAGCAATGGGATTCTCGTCCGATGGCCAAATGGTGGGGTCCAGCGCCATCGTTGGTTGGGTCGGTAGTGATGGTGTATCCAACATGAAAAAATATTATCTTGGTGGTCAAACTCCGAGTCAAGTCTTGCCTGATCAAGGATCCCTACAAGTTCTAGGAAACACGTCAGCACCATTAATGTCATCCGACACTTCTCGAATCTACATGGCATTTCAATTGGTCACACATCAACCAAGTGGACGACTTATATTTTCGGTCGGGGATAGTAGTAATCCTCCTCCGAGCGCACCAAGTTATCGGCTAACTCAACATAGGACCGAAACTGCCATTAGACTGAATTATGCATCAG GTCAAGCTAATAAGCTTAAGGCACCTCACTCGAATTTAAAAAGAGCTCATGGAATCTTGAACATCATAGGATGGGGCGTTCTTATACCTATTGGCGTAATGGTGGCTCGTTATTTGAAGCATTTGGATTCGTTATGGTTTAACCTGCATATTGGGATTCAATCGTTAGGATTTATTCTTGGATTATCAGGCGTGATTGCAGGATTCGTTCTTGATAATCGTCTTGCCGTGAATGTCCGAAAGCACAAAGGACTTGGCATAACCATTCTTGTGTATGGTTGCCTTCAG CTTGTAGCTTTATTGGCTCGTCCTTCTCTAGATTCGAAAACGAGAAAATATTGGAACTGGTATCACTACACCATAGGACGAGTTATGATATTGACCGTGATCGTGAATATTTTCTACGGTATTCATATAGCTAAAGCAGGAAGCTCATGGAATGCAAGTTATGGGGTCATTCTTGGAATATTTATCATGACTGTTCTGTTTTTAGAAGTTAGGATGTTTAAGAAAAGATAG